In Deinococcus proteolyticus MRP, a single genomic region encodes these proteins:
- a CDS encoding alpha/beta hydrolase family protein codes for MTLLHEEPIRFQVEGEQLVGLLHLPTGERPAQGWPALLMLHGFTGHKSGDHRLHTLFARQMAARGVAALRFDFRGYGDSQGDFAAVTPARQLADVRAAADWLRARPEVDPERLTLLGHSLGGLLAAQSAPDVAPHRLLLWAPALPEYFLQYLPGGQLPAGVQDLGGWPLGRPFLEEVLRLNPLKVARGWGGVAAVMHGDADETCPPAWGEQYAQALGPGTDLALIEDANHTFDHLDHIQTLFDLSRRFVLGESLQA; via the coding sequence ATGACGCTGCTGCACGAAGAACCTATTCGTTTTCAGGTGGAGGGCGAACAGCTGGTGGGCCTGCTGCACCTGCCCACCGGCGAGCGGCCTGCCCAGGGCTGGCCCGCGCTGCTGATGCTGCACGGCTTTACGGGGCACAAGTCGGGTGACCACCGCCTGCACACCCTGTTCGCCCGGCAGATGGCGGCGCGGGGGGTGGCCGCGCTGCGCTTCGACTTCCGGGGCTACGGCGACTCGCAGGGCGATTTCGCGGCAGTGACCCCGGCGCGGCAGCTGGCCGACGTGCGGGCTGCCGCCGACTGGCTGCGGGCCCGGCCCGAGGTGGACCCCGAGCGCCTGACCCTGCTGGGCCACTCGCTGGGCGGGCTGCTGGCGGCGCAGAGTGCCCCGGACGTGGCTCCACACCGGCTGCTGCTGTGGGCGCCGGCGCTGCCGGAGTATTTCCTGCAGTACCTGCCGGGCGGTCAGCTGCCGGCCGGCGTGCAGGACCTGGGCGGCTGGCCGCTGGGCCGGCCCTTTCTGGAAGAGGTGCTGCGGCTGAATCCGCTGAAGGTGGCGCGTGGCTGGGGTGGCGTGGCCGCCGTCATGCACGGCGACGCCGACGAGACCTGCCCGCCGGCCTGGGGTGAGCAGTACGCCCAGGCGCTGGGCCCCGGCACCGACCTGGCCCTGATTGAAGATGCGAATCACACCTTCGACCACCTGGACCACATTCAGACCCTGTTCGACCTGAGCCGCCGCTTCGTGCTGGGCGAGTCGCTGCAGGCCTAG